The Actinomyces faecalis genome includes the window AGGCCGCTAGGCCCTGGCCCGCGATGCGCTCCAGGTCCTCCGCGTCGTAGGCCACGCCCGAGCCCAGGCCTCCCATGGTGAAGGAGGGGCGCACGACTACCGGGTAGCCTCCCAGCGCCTCCACGCCCTCGTGGCACTCGGCCATGGTGTGGGCGATGTAGGAGCGAGCGACCTCCGCCCCGCAGCGCTCGACGACCTTCTTGAACTCGTCCCGGTCCTCACCGGCGTTGATGGCCGCGGCGTTGGCACCGATGAGCTCGACGTCGTACCTGTCCAGCACACCGGACTCCACCAGGCTCATGGCGGCGTTGAGGGCGGTCTGTCCTCCGAGCGTGGGCAGGAGGGCGTCAGGACGCTCGCGCTCGATGATGGTGGTGAGCACCTCGGTGGTGATCGGCTCGACGTAGGTGGCGTCGGCGATGTCAGGGTCGGTCATGATCGTGGCCGGGTTGGAGTTGACCAGGATGACCCGGACCCCCTCCCCGCGCAGCACGCGGCAGGCCTGGGTCCCTGAGTAGTCGAACTCGCAGGCCTGCCCGATGACGATCGGGCCCGAGCCGATCACCAGGACGGATCGGATGTCGTCACGGCGTGGCATCTCAGCGAGCCTCCTTCATCAGGCGCACAAACCGGTCAAACAGGTGCTCGCCGTCGTGAGGCCCGGCAGCAGCCTCAGGGTGGTACTGGACGGAGAAGGCCGGCAGGTCCAGGGCGCGCAGGCCCTCGACGACGCCGTCGTTGAGGCCCACGTGGCTGACCTCGACACGCCCGTAGCGTCCTCCGTCATAGGGAGCCAGGCTCGCCTCCTCCACCGGGGCGTCGACGGCGAAGCCGTGGTTGTGCGCCGTGATCTCCACCTTGCCCGTCGCCCGGTCCAGGACCGGCTGGTTGACGCCGCGGTGCCCGTAGCCCAGCTTGTAGGTCCCGTAGCCCAGGGCCCGTCCGAAGATCTGGTTACCCAGGCAGATACCGAAGAAGGGGATACGAGCGTCAAGCACACCGCGCAGCAGCTCGACCTCGCTGGTGGCCGTGCCGGGGTCCCCAGGTCCGTTGGAGAAGAAGACGCCGTCGGGGCGCAGGGCGAGCACCTGGTCCAGGGTCGTGGACTGGGGCAGGACGTGCACCCGCACGCCGCGCTCGGCCAGCTGCCAGGGCGTGCGGCTCTTGATCCCCAGGTCGATGGCGGCCACGACGGCCACCGGCTCGCGACCGGCGAGCTCGCCACTGGGCTCGACGACGTAGCCCTCCGGGGTGGTCACCTCCGAGGCCAGGGCGGCACCCGCCATCTGCGGGGCGCTGCGCACGGCCTCCAGACAGATCTGGACGGCCGCCGCCGACGGCCCGGCGGCGTCGTCGGCCCCCGCGGGCAGGGCGTGTCCGGAGAAGACTCCGGCGCGCATGGCGCCGTGCTCACGAAGCCGGCGGGTCAGCGCCCGGGTGTCGACCTCACAGATACCGACCACGTCCTGGCTGACCAGCTCGTCCTCCAGCTCGCGCCTGGCACGCCAGCTGGAGGCACGGCGTGCGGGCTCGCGCACGACGTACCCGGCCACCCAGATCCGCGAGGACTCCGGGTCCTCGTCGTTGACACCGGTGTTGCCGATGTGCGGGGCGGTCTGGACGACGATCTGCCGGTGGTAGGAGGGGTCGGTCAGGGTCTCCTGGTACCCGGTCATCCCGGTGTTGAAGACGATCTCCCCCACGCTGCGCCCGATCGCGCCGTAGGCGCGTCCGCGCAGGACGTAGCCGTCCTCCAGGACCAGCAGGGCCGTACCGCGCTCGCGGCTGCGTCCGCTCACGTCTCAGTCCTCCTGTGCGGCGGTCGGGGTCCCGTCCAGCACCGTGGGACGGCCGTGCAGGAAGGTCGCGACGACCTGCCCCGGCAGCTCCATGCCGGCGTAGGGAGTGTTGGTCGAGGCGGTCCACTGGGCTCGCGGGTCGATGGTGCGGCGCACGCTGGGGTCCAGGACGGTGAGGTTGGCGCTCGCGCCCACCTCGATGCCCTGACCCTGGTCACGCAGGCGACCGATGAGAGCCGGCGCCGTGGACATGGCCCGGGCCAGGTCCCTCCAGCTCATCCGGCCGGTGGAGACCATGGTCTCGATGAGTACCGGCAGCGCCGTCTCCAGCCCTGTCATGCCGAAGGCACCGGCCTGCCACTCGCAGTCCTTGGACTCCAGCGGGTGGGGGGCGTGGTCGGTGCCCACGACGTCGATCGTCCCGTCTGCCAGGGCCTGGCGGACGGCCTCGACGTCCTCGGCCGTGCGCAGGGGCGGGTTGACCTTGTACAGGGGCGAGTAGCTGCGTGCCAGCTCGTCGGTCAGCAGCAGGTGGTGCGGGGTGACCTCGGCCGTGACCTGGATGCCGCGGGCCTTGGCCCAGCGCACCAGGTCCACGCTGCCGGCGGTGGACAGGTGGCACACGTGCAGCCGAGAGCCCACGTGCTCGGCCAGCAGCACGTCACGGGCGATGATCGACTCCTCGGCCACGGCCGGCCAGCCGCGCAGGCCGAGCTCGGCACTGAGGGCCCCCTCGTGCATCTGGGAGCCCTCGGTCAGGCGGGGGTCCTGGGAGTGCTGGGCGATGACGCCGTCGAAGGCCTTGACGTACTCCAGGGCACGTCGCATGAGGACGGGGTCGGACACGCACCTGCCGTCGTCGGAGAAGACCCTCACGCGGGCGGCCGAGTACGCCATGGCACCCATCTCGCTCAGGTGCCTGCCCTCCAGGCCCTGGGAGACGGCACCCACCGGGTGGACATCGACCCAGCCGGCCTCACGCCCCAGCCGCAGGACCTGCTCGACCACTCCGGCGTTGTCCTGGACAGGGTTCGTGTTGGCCATGGCGAAGACGGCGGTGTAACCACCGACGGCTGCGGCCCGGGTGCCGGTGAAGACGGTCTCGGCGCTCTCACCGCCGGGCTCGCGCAGGTGGGTGTGGAGGTCGACGAGCCCCGGCAGGGCCACCAGGCCCTCCAGGTCGTGGCGGCGGGCGTCCGAAGGAGCCTGGGAGGCGGCGTCAGCGCCGATGGCAGCGATCTGGCCGTCACAGACGAGGACGTCCGTCGGGTCCTCGCCGTAGGGACGGACGCCGGTCAGAAGGTGGGAGGTGGTCACAGCTGGTTCCCTTCGTCGGCAAGGAGCAGGTAAAGAGCGGCCATGCGCACGGACACGCCGTTGCCGACCTGCTCGATGACGCGTGAACGGGGGTCGTCGGCCGCCTCGGCCGTGATCTCCAGGCCTCGGTTCATCGGACCGGGGTGCATGACGATGGCGTGCTCGGGCATCGCCGAGCGTCGTGCCAGGTCCAGGCCGTAGGAGCGCGAGTACTCCGCGGGGCTGGGGAAGTAGCCACCGCCGGCCGCGCTCATGCGCTCGCGCTGGACACGCAGCATCATGACCGCGTCAGGCTGGACCTGCTCGATCGTGGCGTCCAGGTCGTAGGAGATCTCACAGGGCCAGCCCTCCATCCCCACCGGAAGGAGGGTCGGAGGAGCGACGAGGGTGACCTCGGCCCCGAGGGTCGTCAGCAGGTCGACGTTAGAGCGGGCCACACGTGAGTGCAGCACGTCACCCACGATGACGACCCTGGCGTCCGCCAGGTCACGTCCCTGGGGTGCCGGGGAGCCGTCAGCCCGCTCCCCGGAAGGGTCGTACCAGCGGCGCAGCGTCATGGCGTCCAGCAGCGCCTGGGTGGGGTGCTGGTGCTTGCCGTCACCGGCGTTGAGGACGGGGACGTCGATCCAGCCCGCGTGCGCGAGCAGGTGGGCCGCGCCGTCGGCGCTGTGACGGATGACGACGGCGTCAGCGCCCATCGCCATGATCGTCTGCGCCGTGTCCTTGAGGGACTCCCCCTTGGACACCGACGAGCCCTTGGCCGAGAAGTTGATGACGTCGGCGCTCAGGCGCTTGGCGGCCGCCTCGAAGGACAGGCGGGTGCGGGTGGAGTCCTCGAAGAAGAGGTTGACCACCGTCTTGCCACGCAGGGTGGGCAGCTTCTTGACGGCGTGACGCTGGGTGGCAGCCATGGCCTCGGCGGTGTCCAGGACCATGACGGCCTCGTCATGGCTGAGGTCCTTGGCGCTGAGCAGGTGCTTCATCACTTGTCCTCCGCTCCGTCGATGATGGTGACGGCATCGGCCTGGGCACCGAGCTCGGTCAGGGAGACGATGACTTTCTCGGTGCGGGAGGTCGGCAGGTTCTTGCCCACGTAGTCCGCCCGGATCGGCAGCTCGCGGTGGCCCCGGTCCACGAGGACCGCCAGCTGGACGGCCGCCGCGCGCCCGATCGAGCCCAGGGCGTCCAGGGCCGCGCGGATGGTGCGTCCGGAGTACAAAACGTCATCGACGAGGATGACGGTGCGTCCCTCCAGCGTGCCGCCGGGAATGAGGGTGGGTTGGGGAACGCGGATGGGGTGGCGACCCAGGTCATCGCGGTACATGGTGATGTCCAGGGTGCCAACCGGCACCTCCCGACCCTGTTCCCCCACTGCGGTGGCTAGCGCCGCGGCCAGCCGCCTGGCCAGCGGGACACCGCCTGAGGGGATACCGAGGAGGAGGACGTCCTCGCCTCCCCGGTTGCGCTCAACGATCTCGTGAGCGATGCGAACGAGGGAGCGCGCGATCTCGACGTCGCCGAGGATCTGCTTCCCGGTGGACTGCGTGCTGGCCACGGTGCGTGGACCTCCTTCCCCGCCTCACTGGACGGGCTTCAAGGATGATGGTCAGGCACATCCTAACGCTCCGGCAGACGTGTGCGCCCAGCCTGGCAGGAGGCGTGCGCTTAGCTCGGTGGGGCTTGCGCCAGGCGCCCGCACCATGCACGCGCGGCCAGGCCCCTAGTCCCACCCCCACCCTCCTCCACCGGCGACACTCGCGGGACCGAGGTCCTGGACTCTTGTGAGTTTAAACATAAAAGACTTCTCTTCTACCGCGCTTTTTCAGCGAGATTTCAAGGAGTCACTCACACGCCCCCCCCCCCCGGCCGACGAAGACGCGACGATGAGTGTCTTAGGTCCTGGATTGATGTACTACCTTGGTCCCATTCGCTCTGACACGGAGCTACCTGACACTGCGACAAGAGAGCCACATTGATGCCACTCGCCTCACCTTCTTCCTCACGGCCCACCGCGTCCCTGCCGCGGCGCGGACTGATCCGCGGGGCGGCTTGGTCCGTCCCGGCGATCGCCATTGCCGCCGCCGCTCCTGCGGCCGCTGTCAGCAGTGACCGTAACGTCCCCGATGGTAAGAAGGGCCCTTACGGCTTGTACGTCAGCGCCGCCGCCACAATGGGTGGCACCGGTTACGCCGGAGGAAACAACAACGGCGGAGCCTACACGCAGCCTGAGCCCACGTCTGACGCGTTATGGAGTGACGCCAGGGGCTACCCTGTCGGCAGCTACTACACCAACGGTGAAGGCGATTTCACCCCCTACTCCAACTCCCGCTCCGGAACGCAGAACACCTATGCCTCCACCAGCGGTTTCTGGTGGCAGGCTCCTCGCGATGCGAATGGTGAATTCATCAAGAGGTCCACCGCCACCCTGGTCAAGGGCGCTACCTTCGTCACCAAGGTCACTGCGGTCTTCCCCGACACCTGGGAGCCCAATGACCCCGCTACCACCCATTTTACCAACTGGAACGGTCTGTGGATCACGGACCAGCGCACCATCTGGGCGGACGACAAGGGCCGCGAGGGCACGAGCAACACCCAAGCCCTCGGGGCGCCGACACACCCCGTGGCCTTTGACAACACTCCTCACACCTGGACGGCCACCCCGCTGACGTACACCAAGCAGCCGGACGGATCGTGGCTAGTGGAGGGCACCATCACGGCCACCACGACCCGAGACTCCAAGATCGAGGTCACTGCTCAAGGAGGCAGGACCTATGGGCAGGCCCGGTTCATGCCGTCGAATATCCTCATTCAGACGAATAACGGGTGGTTGGGCTTCAAGCTCACCTCCTGGGTCCAGAACGCGACCCTGACCTACACCGTCCCGGCCGGGGCGGGCCCCGCCCCGGCTCCCAGGACCATCACGAATGACCTGACACAGACCACCTTCATCCGCCCCGCGCGTTCACAGGATTACTGGGGAGACCGCAGGCCCTGACCTTGAGTCTCGTACCTAGATGAGGGGGGATCCGAGCATCAGCTCGGATCCCCCCTCATCTAGGTACGGGCCGCGTGAGAGCTAACGCAGCATCGGTGACAGGTCACCGATGCGTCCCAGGACCCCGCCCAGATAGCGCGGGGAGTCGTCCGTGGAGAGCATCTTGGCCAAGGTCTGGGCTTCGTCAAGGGCGACGGGCACGTCGACGTCATCGTTGTAGATGATCTCCCAGGTCGTGACCCGCGCGATGGCGCGGTCCACGGCAGGCATCCGCGCCAGGCTCCAGCCCTGGGAGTAGGTCTCGATATGCTCGTCGATCTGCTCCAGGTGGTCCGCCACCCCACCGAGGATCTGCCGCGTGTAGGCCGGGGCCTCGGTGTGGTTGGCGGAGTGGACCGCCCGCTCAGCCGCCAGGGCCCGCAGGTTGTCGGCTGCCTGGCCAGGGCTCAGCAGGCCACGCTGGTCAGCTTCGAAGAGGATCTCGACGGCGCGCCGCCGTGCCTTGGTCCGGGCGGTGACGGTGTGCTTGATCCGTGCGGAGTCAGTCATACCGATCAGTCGGTGACGCGAGAGATGTAGTCACCGCTGCGGGTGTCCACCTTGACCTTGTCACCCTCGTTGAGGAAGAGGGGCACCTGGATCTCGGCGCCGGTCTCCAGGGTGGCGGGCTTGGTCCCGGCCGAGGAGCGGTCGCCCTGCAGGCCAGGCTCGGTGTGGGAGATGGTGAGCACGACAGCGGCCGGCAGCTCGACGAAGAGCACGGAGTCCTCGTGGAAGGCCACGATGACGTCCTGGCCCTCGAGCATGTAGGTGGCGGCCTCGCCGACGGTCTCGGCAGGCACGTAGGTCTGCTCGTAGGTCTTGACGTCCATGAAGACGAAGTCGTCGCCGTCCTTGTAGGAGTACTGCATGTCGCGACGGTCGACCGTCGCGGTCTCGACCTTGATACCGGCGTTGAAGGTGCGGTCGACGGTCTTGCCGCTCAGGACGTTCTTCAGCTTGGTACGCACGAAGGCCGGACCCTTGCCGGGCTTGACGTGCTGGAACTCGACCACCTGCCACAGCTGGCCCTCGATGTTGAGCACAAGGCCGTTCTTCAGGTCGTTCGTCGTTGCCACGAGTGGGTTCCTCACTGTTGGGGGCGAAAGTCAGACGCCTGCCATCCTATCGCGCCCACCCTGGGGTCAGGACAGTGCCTGCGCCACCTCAGCCGCTGTGGTGTCCGTGGTATCGACGACACGTGTGGCCAGCTGCCGGCACTGAGCGTCACGCTCGTGAAGCATCTGGGTGAACAGGTGGTTGACGTTGCCCAGCGCCACCGAGCGCGGCGCGTCCAGGCCGTTGCGGTGGGCCAGGCGGCGTACCGAGGCCGTCAGCGCCACCACCTGGGCACCACGCTGGCGTACGAGCCCCACGGCCTCACGCACCGCTTCCTGCGCCAGGCACCCCGATCCGAGAGCCACCACGCCGTCAGGCTCCGTGAGGACCTCAGCCAGCACGTCGAGGGCGGCCTGGGCCTCGGCACCGCGGTAGCGGTCCTCCCCCACGGCCACGAGGGCCGACTCCGGCGGGACCCCGAGCCGGCAGGCCACGACCTGCGCCAGGTCGACGAGCTCGGTACCGCGCAGCGCGGTCAGCTCCCGCCCCACGCTGGAGCAGCCCGCACCGGGCGGGCCGATGAGGACGACCGGGCTCATGCCTGCTCCTTCGTCACGGCCTGGTGGGCCGCCTCAAGCACGGAGCGCTCCGGCTCGACCCCGCGCACGGGACGGGCGAGCCCGTCAAGGAGCACCATCCGGATCCGGCCTGAGCGGACCTTCTTGTCGCGCAGCATCACGGTCTCCATCTCCTCCCAGCGGCCACGGCCCTCCGGGAAGGAGACA containing:
- the carA gene encoding glutamine-hydrolyzing carbamoyl-phosphate synthase small subunit, producing MSGRSRERGTALLVLEDGYVLRGRAYGAIGRSVGEIVFNTGMTGYQETLTDPSYHRQIVVQTAPHIGNTGVNDEDPESSRIWVAGYVVREPARRASSWRARRELEDELVSQDVVGICEVDTRALTRRLREHGAMRAGVFSGHALPAGADDAAGPSAAAVQICLEAVRSAPQMAGAALASEVTTPEGYVVEPSGELAGREPVAVVAAIDLGIKSRTPWQLAERGVRVHVLPQSTTLDQVLALRPDGVFFSNGPGDPGTATSEVELLRGVLDARIPFFGICLGNQIFGRALGYGTYKLGYGHRGVNQPVLDRATGKVEITAHNHGFAVDAPVEEASLAPYDGGRYGRVEVSHVGLNDGVVEGLRALDLPAFSVQYHPEAAAGPHDGEHLFDRFVRLMKEAR
- a CDS encoding dihydroorotase → MTTSHLLTGVRPYGEDPTDVLVCDGQIAAIGADAASQAPSDARRHDLEGLVALPGLVDLHTHLREPGGESAETVFTGTRAAAVGGYTAVFAMANTNPVQDNAGVVEQVLRLGREAGWVDVHPVGAVSQGLEGRHLSEMGAMAYSAARVRVFSDDGRCVSDPVLMRRALEYVKAFDGVIAQHSQDPRLTEGSQMHEGALSAELGLRGWPAVAEESIIARDVLLAEHVGSRLHVCHLSTAGSVDLVRWAKARGIQVTAEVTPHHLLLTDELARSYSPLYKVNPPLRTAEDVEAVRQALADGTIDVVGTDHAPHPLESKDCEWQAGAFGMTGLETALPVLIETMVSTGRMSWRDLARAMSTAPALIGRLRDQGQGIEVGASANLTVLDPSVRRTIDPRAQWTASTNTPYAGMELPGQVVATFLHGRPTVLDGTPTAAQED
- a CDS encoding aspartate carbamoyltransferase catalytic subunit, with translation MKHLLSAKDLSHDEAVMVLDTAEAMAATQRHAVKKLPTLRGKTVVNLFFEDSTRTRLSFEAAAKRLSADVINFSAKGSSVSKGESLKDTAQTIMAMGADAVVIRHSADGAAHLLAHAGWIDVPVLNAGDGKHQHPTQALLDAMTLRRWYDPSGERADGSPAPQGRDLADARVVIVGDVLHSRVARSNVDLLTTLGAEVTLVAPPTLLPVGMEGWPCEISYDLDATIEQVQPDAVMMLRVQRERMSAAGGGYFPSPAEYSRSYGLDLARRSAMPEHAIVMHPGPMNRGLEITAEAADDPRSRVIEQVGNGVSVRMAALYLLLADEGNQL
- the pyrR gene encoding bifunctional pyr operon transcriptional regulator/uracil phosphoribosyltransferase PyrR, whose translation is MASTQSTGKQILGDVEIARSLVRIAHEIVERNRGGEDVLLLGIPSGGVPLARRLAAALATAVGEQGREVPVGTLDITMYRDDLGRHPIRVPQPTLIPGGTLEGRTVILVDDVLYSGRTIRAALDALGSIGRAAAVQLAVLVDRGHRELPIRADYVGKNLPTSRTEKVIVSLTELGAQADAVTIIDGAEDK
- the nusB gene encoding transcription antitermination factor NusB translates to MTDSARIKHTVTARTKARRRAVEILFEADQRGLLSPGQAADNLRALAAERAVHSANHTEAPAYTRQILGGVADHLEQIDEHIETYSQGWSLARMPAVDRAIARVTTWEIIYNDDVDVPVALDEAQTLAKMLSTDDSPRYLGGVLGRIGDLSPMLR
- the efp gene encoding elongation factor P, whose protein sequence is MATTNDLKNGLVLNIEGQLWQVVEFQHVKPGKGPAFVRTKLKNVLSGKTVDRTFNAGIKVETATVDRRDMQYSYKDGDDFVFMDVKTYEQTYVPAETVGEAATYMLEGQDVIVAFHEDSVLFVELPAAVVLTISHTEPGLQGDRSSAGTKPATLETGAEIQVPLFLNEGDKVKVDTRSGDYISRVTD
- a CDS encoding shikimate kinase: MSPVVLIGPPGAGCSSVGRELTALRGTELVDLAQVVACRLGVPPESALVAVGEDRYRGAEAQAALDVLAEVLTEPDGVVALGSGCLAQEAVREAVGLVRQRGAQVVALTASVRRLAHRNGLDAPRSVALGNVNHLFTQMLHERDAQCRQLATRVVDTTDTTAAEVAQALS